A genomic segment from Dendropsophus ebraccatus isolate aDenEbr1 chromosome 7, aDenEbr1.pat, whole genome shotgun sequence encodes:
- the LOC138797130 gene encoding oocyte zinc finger protein XlCOF22-like: MEDQPPGLTAQGHKDRYRDIKTEDHQLDGNRDRNPPERCPRSLYFQDGPDNHQVDGAKVSIKYNGDKVTEPKESTREVSPSSVFPGLSRGKCPSRQSAENAGKNFEGNYKVVDEGILTGNQHLGLQRRTASHNTPKHKEPSSDQSQIVTTRTDHRGEEEIQCGDCGKEFTRRSDLWKHRRIHTRKKPHSCSECGRCFADKTNLIIHERIHTGEKPFSCSECGKSFTRKSILVKHELTHTGEKPYLCSECEKSFACKAHLERHMRVHTGEKPYSCSECGKCFADKSHLIVHERSHTGEKPFSCLECGKSFTNKPGLVIHERSHTGEKPYSCTECGKCFTDKSSLVTHQRSHTGEKPFSCSECGKYFVNQSSLAAHKRRHTGEKPYPCPECGKRFTDKFTLNIHERNHTGEKPFSCPECGKNFKSKSYLIVHERGHKVEKQYPCPECGKHFITRFRLKNHLRNHTGE, encoded by the exons atggaggatcagccgcccggcctcacagcacaag GACACAAGGATCGGTATCGGGACATCAAGACAGAGGATCATCAGCTAGATGGAAACAGGGACAGaaatccaccagagagatgtccccgttcTCTGTATTTCCAGGACGGTCCAGATAATCATCAGGTAGATGGCGCTAAGGTCTCCATAAAATATAATGGTGATAAAGTGACTGAGCCCAAg gaatccaccagagaggtgtccccgtcctctgtattcccaggactgtccagagggaaatgtcccagcagacaatcagcag AAAATGCTGGAAAGAACTTCGAGGGAAATTATAAAGTGGTAGATGAAGGGATTCTCACCGGCAATCAACATCTGGGACTTCAGCGAAGAACGGCATCACATAATACCCCCAAACATAAGGAACCTTCTAGTGACCAGTCGCAGATCGTCACCACAAGGAccgatcacagaggggaggaagaGATTCAGTGTGGGGATTGTGGAAAAGAGTTCACAAGAAGGTCAGATCTCTGGAAACACAGACGAATTCACACAAGGAAGAAGCCACattcctgttcagaatgtggaagatGCTTTGCCGATAAAACAAATCTTATCATACACGAGAGAATccacacgggagagaagccattttcatgttcagaatgtgggaaaagttttacaaGGAAATCGATTCTGGTAAAACATGAGctaactcacacaggagagaagccatatttgtGTTCTGAATGTGAAAAAAGTTTTGCGTGTAAAGCACATCTCGAGAGGCACATGAgagttcacacaggagagaagccatattcatgttccgaatgtggaaaatgttttgcagaTAAATCGCATCTTATTGTGCACGAGaggagtcacacaggagagaagccattttcgtgtttagaatgtgggaagtcTTTTACAAATAAACCCGGCCTTGTTATACATGAGAGAAGtcatacaggagagaaaccatactcatgtacagaatgtggaaaatgttttactgataaatcaagtcttgttacacatcagagaagccacacaggggagaagcccttttcgtgttcagaatgtgggaaatattttgtAAATCAATCAAGTCTTGCCGCACATAAGAGacgtcatacaggagagaagccttatCCATGTCCAGAGTGCGGGAAACGTTTTACAGATAAGTTCACTCTTAACATCCATGAGAGGAATCACACCGGAGAAAAGCCGTTCTcctgtccagaatgtgggaaaaacTTTAAAAGTAAATCCTATCTTATTGTACATGAGAGAGGTCACAAGGTGGAGAAGCAGTATCCATGTCCAGAGTGCGGGAAACACTTTATTACAAGATTCAGACTAAAGAATCATCTGAGAAATCACACGGGGGAATAA
- the LOC138797143 gene encoding zinc finger protein 271-like isoform X2 produces the protein MEEWEYVEGHKDLYRGEQTLMMEDQPPGDRCPRPLYSQDCPGNHQREDPIDIKVEVKDEEETDFMADKQYGGSDRNPPERCPCPLYSQDCPEGNVPADNQQGENLIDIKVEIKDEAKEETDFWSNKPYGGSDRNPPERCPRPLYSQDCPEGNVPADNQQGGDQVTNIKVEDEAEEERMRGDPPCMSEVKEEEMPAAAIPGNAGNISEENIVLWLNYKEEAGGGKQHSSGEALLPLTVHPGRHTTDLSYNPPDHEEPSPDRSHTATTGTEPKVGRKIQSDGCRKQLPKNSSVFTHNRICTGKNLYLCSECGKCFMFKSKLVIHERYHTGEKPYSCSNCGKCFTRKSLLLIHERSHTGEKPYSCSECGKWFRDKSYLLRHQRIHRGEKLYSCSECSKCFTQKSHLIRHEKTHTGEKPHSCSECGRCFTNKSYLVTHQRSHTGEKPYACSECGKSFINQSTLAMHQRIHTGEKPYACPECGKCFIDKYQLVLHERSHTGEKPYSCSECGKGFIKQSSLVVHRRSHTGEKPYSCLKCGKWFTDKSYLVRHERIHKGEKLYSCSECSKCFINQSNFILHGRSHTGEQPYSCLECGKCFTDKSHLILHERSHTGEKPYLCSECGKCFTTQSSLVVHRRSHTGEKPYLCSECGKCFTEKSTLVTHQRSHTGEKPYSCSECEKRFTQKSQLVRHKRIHTGEKPYSCSECGNCFVNRSNFIRHEKIHKGEKMHSCSECGKCFREKAHLVKHARTHSTQK, from the exons atggaggagtgggagtatgtagaaggacacaaggatctgtaccggggggagcagacgctcatgatggaggatcagccgccaggtgatagatgtccccgtcctctttattcccaggactgtccagggAATCATCAG AGGGAAGATCCGATCGACATTAAAGTTGAGGTTAAGGATGAAGAAGAGACGGATTTCATGGCCGATAAGCAGT atggaggcagtgacaggaatccaccagagagatgtccctgtcctttgtattcccaggactgtccagagggaaatgtcccagcagacaatcagcag GGTGAAAATCTGATCGATATTAAAGTTGAGATAAAAGATGAAGCAAAAGAGGAGACAGATTTCTGGTCCAATAAGCCGT atggaggcagtgacaggaatccaccagagaggtgtccccgtcctctgtattcccaggactgtccagagggaaatgtcccagcagacaatcagcag gggggagatcaggtgactaatattaaagtggaggatgaagcagaagaagagaggatgaggggcgatcccccgtgtatgagtgaggtgaaggaggaggagatgccggcagctgctataccag GAAATGCTGGTAATATCTCTGAGGAGAACATCGTGCTGTGGCTGAATTATAAAGAAGAAGCTGGCGGTGGGAAGCAGCactcctcaggagaagccctcctcccccttactgtacatccaggacgtcacactacagatttatcatataatcctcctgaccatgaggaaccttctcctgaccgcTCACACACCGCGACCACAGGGACAGAGCCAAAAGTCGGGCGAAAGATTCAAAGTGATGGATGTAGAAAACAGTTACCAAAAAACTCAAGTGTTTTTACACACAACAGAATTTGCACAGGAAAGAATCTCTAtttgtgttcagaatgtgggaaatgttttatgttCAAATCAAAGCTTGTTATACATGAGAGATATCACACCGGAGAGAAGCCTTATTCATGTTCCAattgtggcaaatgttttacccGGAAATCACTTCTTCTTATACATGAGAGAAGtcatacaggagagaaaccatattcatgttcagaatgtgggaaatggttTAGAGATAAATCATATCTTCTTAGACACCAGAGAATTCACAGGGGAGAAAAGTTGTATTCGTGTTCAGAATGTAGCAAATGTTTTACACAGAAATCCCATCTTATTAGACATGAGAAAacgcacacaggagagaagccacattcatgttcagaatgtgggagatgttttacAAACAAATCATATCTTGTTACAcatcagagaagtcacacaggagaaaagccgtATGCATGCTCAGAGTGTGGGAAAAGTTTTATAAATCAATCAACACTTGCTatgcatcaaagaattcacacaggagagaagccatatgcatgtccagaatgtgggaaatgctttatcGATAAATATCAGCTTGTTTTACATGAACGGAgccacactggagagaagccgtattcatgttcagaatgtgggaaaggttttatAAAACAATCAAGTCTTGTTGTACATAGGAGAAGtcatacaggagagaaaccatattcatgttTAAAATGTGGAAAATGGTTTACAGATAAGTCATATCTTGTTagacatgagagaattcacaaaGGGGAGAAGCTatattcatgttctgaatgtaGTAAATGTTTTATAAACCAATCAAACTTTATTTTACAtgggagaagtcacacaggagaacagccatattcatgtttagaatgtgggaagtgCTTTACAGATAAATCTCATCTCATTTTACAtgaaagaagtcacacaggagagaagccatatttatgttcagaatgtgggaaatgttttacaactcAATCAAGTCTGGTTGTGCATAGGAGaagtcatacaggagagaagccatatttgtgttcagaatgcgggaaatgttttacagaaaAATCTACTCTTGTTACCcatcagagaagtcacacaggagagaaaccatattcctgttcagaatgtgaaaaACGTTTTACACAAAAATCCCAACTAGTTAGACATAAGAGAATTCACACTGGAGAaaagccgtattcatgttcagaatgtgggaattgTTTTGTAAATCGATCAAATTTTATAAGACATGAGAAAATTCATAAAGGAGAAAAGATGCactcgtgttcagaatgtgggaaatgtttcagaGAAAAAGCCCATCTTGTTAAACATGCGAGAACTCACTCAACGCAGAAGTAG
- the LOC138797143 gene encoding zinc finger protein 271-like isoform X4, with translation MEEWEYVEGHKDLYRGEQTLMMEDQPPGDRCPRPLYSQDCPGNHQREDPIDIKVEVKDEEETDFMADKQYGGSDRNPPERCPRPLYSQDCPEGNVPADNQQGGDQVTNIKVEDEAEEERMRGDPPCMSEVKEEEMPAAAIPGNAGNISEENIVLWLNYKEEAGGGKQHSSGEALLPLTVHPGRHTTDLSYNPPDHEEPSPDRSHTATTGTEPKVGRKIQSDGCRKQLPKNSSVFTHNRICTGKNLYLCSECGKCFMFKSKLVIHERYHTGEKPYSCSNCGKCFTRKSLLLIHERSHTGEKPYSCSECGKWFRDKSYLLRHQRIHRGEKLYSCSECSKCFTQKSHLIRHEKTHTGEKPHSCSECGRCFTNKSYLVTHQRSHTGEKPYACSECGKSFINQSTLAMHQRIHTGEKPYACPECGKCFIDKYQLVLHERSHTGEKPYSCSECGKGFIKQSSLVVHRRSHTGEKPYSCLKCGKWFTDKSYLVRHERIHKGEKLYSCSECSKCFINQSNFILHGRSHTGEQPYSCLECGKCFTDKSHLILHERSHTGEKPYLCSECGKCFTTQSSLVVHRRSHTGEKPYLCSECGKCFTEKSTLVTHQRSHTGEKPYSCSECEKRFTQKSQLVRHKRIHTGEKPYSCSECGNCFVNRSNFIRHEKIHKGEKMHSCSECGKCFREKAHLVKHARTHSTQK, from the exons atggaggagtgggagtatgtagaaggacacaaggatctgtaccggggggagcagacgctcatgatggaggatcagccgccaggtgatagatgtccccgtcctctttattcccaggactgtccagggAATCATCAG AGGGAAGATCCGATCGACATTAAAGTTGAGGTTAAGGATGAAGAAGAGACGGATTTCATGGCCGATAAGCAGT atggaggcagtgacaggaatccaccagagaggtgtccccgtcctctgtattcccaggactgtccagagggaaatgtcccagcagacaatcagcag gggggagatcaggtgactaatattaaagtggaggatgaagcagaagaagagaggatgaggggcgatcccccgtgtatgagtgaggtgaaggaggaggagatgccggcagctgctataccag GAAATGCTGGTAATATCTCTGAGGAGAACATCGTGCTGTGGCTGAATTATAAAGAAGAAGCTGGCGGTGGGAAGCAGCactcctcaggagaagccctcctcccccttactgtacatccaggacgtcacactacagatttatcatataatcctcctgaccatgaggaaccttctcctgaccgcTCACACACCGCGACCACAGGGACAGAGCCAAAAGTCGGGCGAAAGATTCAAAGTGATGGATGTAGAAAACAGTTACCAAAAAACTCAAGTGTTTTTACACACAACAGAATTTGCACAGGAAAGAATCTCTAtttgtgttcagaatgtgggaaatgttttatgttCAAATCAAAGCTTGTTATACATGAGAGATATCACACCGGAGAGAAGCCTTATTCATGTTCCAattgtggcaaatgttttacccGGAAATCACTTCTTCTTATACATGAGAGAAGtcatacaggagagaaaccatattcatgttcagaatgtgggaaatggttTAGAGATAAATCATATCTTCTTAGACACCAGAGAATTCACAGGGGAGAAAAGTTGTATTCGTGTTCAGAATGTAGCAAATGTTTTACACAGAAATCCCATCTTATTAGACATGAGAAAacgcacacaggagagaagccacattcatgttcagaatgtgggagatgttttacAAACAAATCATATCTTGTTACAcatcagagaagtcacacaggagaaaagccgtATGCATGCTCAGAGTGTGGGAAAAGTTTTATAAATCAATCAACACTTGCTatgcatcaaagaattcacacaggagagaagccatatgcatgtccagaatgtgggaaatgctttatcGATAAATATCAGCTTGTTTTACATGAACGGAgccacactggagagaagccgtattcatgttcagaatgtgggaaaggttttatAAAACAATCAAGTCTTGTTGTACATAGGAGAAGtcatacaggagagaaaccatattcatgttTAAAATGTGGAAAATGGTTTACAGATAAGTCATATCTTGTTagacatgagagaattcacaaaGGGGAGAAGCTatattcatgttctgaatgtaGTAAATGTTTTATAAACCAATCAAACTTTATTTTACAtgggagaagtcacacaggagaacagccatattcatgtttagaatgtgggaagtgCTTTACAGATAAATCTCATCTCATTTTACAtgaaagaagtcacacaggagagaagccatatttatgttcagaatgtgggaaatgttttacaactcAATCAAGTCTGGTTGTGCATAGGAGaagtcatacaggagagaagccatatttgtgttcagaatgcgggaaatgttttacagaaaAATCTACTCTTGTTACCcatcagagaagtcacacaggagagaaaccatattcctgttcagaatgtgaaaaACGTTTTACACAAAAATCCCAACTAGTTAGACATAAGAGAATTCACACTGGAGAaaagccgtattcatgttcagaatgtgggaattgTTTTGTAAATCGATCAAATTTTATAAGACATGAGAAAATTCATAAAGGAGAAAAGATGCactcgtgttcagaatgtgggaaatgtttcagaGAAAAAGCCCATCTTGTTAAACATGCGAGAACTCACTCAACGCAGAAGTAG
- the LOC138797143 gene encoding zinc finger protein 271-like isoform X3: MEEWEYVEGHKDLYRGEQPLMMEDQPPGLTAQDGGSDRNPPERCPCPLYSQDCPEGNVPADNQQGENLIDIKVEIKDEAKEETDFWSNKPYGGSDRNPPERCPRPLYSQDCPEGNVPADNQQGGDQVTNIKVEDEAEEERMRGDPPCMSEVKEEEMPAAAIPGNAGNISEENIVLWLNYKEEAGGGKQHSSGEALLPLTVHPGRHTTDLSYNPPDHEEPSPDRSHTATTGTEPKVGRKIQSDGCRKQLPKNSSVFTHNRICTGKNLYLCSECGKCFMFKSKLVIHERYHTGEKPYSCSNCGKCFTRKSLLLIHERSHTGEKPYSCSECGKWFRDKSYLLRHQRIHRGEKLYSCSECSKCFTQKSHLIRHEKTHTGEKPHSCSECGRCFTNKSYLVTHQRSHTGEKPYACSECGKSFINQSTLAMHQRIHTGEKPYACPECGKCFIDKYQLVLHERSHTGEKPYSCSECGKGFIKQSSLVVHRRSHTGEKPYSCLKCGKWFTDKSYLVRHERIHKGEKLYSCSECSKCFINQSNFILHGRSHTGEQPYSCLECGKCFTDKSHLILHERSHTGEKPYLCSECGKCFTTQSSLVVHRRSHTGEKPYLCSECGKCFTEKSTLVTHQRSHTGEKPYSCSECEKRFTQKSQLVRHKRIHTGEKPYSCSECGNCFVNRSNFIRHEKIHKGEKMHSCSECGKCFREKAHLVKHARTHSTQK, from the exons atggaggcagtgacaggaatccaccagagagatgtccctgtcctttgtattcccaggactgtccagagggaaatgtcccagcagacaatcagcag GGTGAAAATCTGATCGATATTAAAGTTGAGATAAAAGATGAAGCAAAAGAGGAGACAGATTTCTGGTCCAATAAGCCGT atggaggcagtgacaggaatccaccagagaggtgtccccgtcctctgtattcccaggactgtccagagggaaatgtcccagcagacaatcagcag gggggagatcaggtgactaatattaaagtggaggatgaagcagaagaagagaggatgaggggcgatcccccgtgtatgagtgaggtgaaggaggaggagatgccggcagctgctataccag GAAATGCTGGTAATATCTCTGAGGAGAACATCGTGCTGTGGCTGAATTATAAAGAAGAAGCTGGCGGTGGGAAGCAGCactcctcaggagaagccctcctcccccttactgtacatccaggacgtcacactacagatttatcatataatcctcctgaccatgaggaaccttctcctgaccgcTCACACACCGCGACCACAGGGACAGAGCCAAAAGTCGGGCGAAAGATTCAAAGTGATGGATGTAGAAAACAGTTACCAAAAAACTCAAGTGTTTTTACACACAACAGAATTTGCACAGGAAAGAATCTCTAtttgtgttcagaatgtgggaaatgttttatgttCAAATCAAAGCTTGTTATACATGAGAGATATCACACCGGAGAGAAGCCTTATTCATGTTCCAattgtggcaaatgttttacccGGAAATCACTTCTTCTTATACATGAGAGAAGtcatacaggagagaaaccatattcatgttcagaatgtgggaaatggttTAGAGATAAATCATATCTTCTTAGACACCAGAGAATTCACAGGGGAGAAAAGTTGTATTCGTGTTCAGAATGTAGCAAATGTTTTACACAGAAATCCCATCTTATTAGACATGAGAAAacgcacacaggagagaagccacattcatgttcagaatgtgggagatgttttacAAACAAATCATATCTTGTTACAcatcagagaagtcacacaggagaaaagccgtATGCATGCTCAGAGTGTGGGAAAAGTTTTATAAATCAATCAACACTTGCTatgcatcaaagaattcacacaggagagaagccatatgcatgtccagaatgtgggaaatgctttatcGATAAATATCAGCTTGTTTTACATGAACGGAgccacactggagagaagccgtattcatgttcagaatgtgggaaaggttttatAAAACAATCAAGTCTTGTTGTACATAGGAGAAGtcatacaggagagaaaccatattcatgttTAAAATGTGGAAAATGGTTTACAGATAAGTCATATCTTGTTagacatgagagaattcacaaaGGGGAGAAGCTatattcatgttctgaatgtaGTAAATGTTTTATAAACCAATCAAACTTTATTTTACAtgggagaagtcacacaggagaacagccatattcatgtttagaatgtgggaagtgCTTTACAGATAAATCTCATCTCATTTTACAtgaaagaagtcacacaggagagaagccatatttatgttcagaatgtgggaaatgttttacaactcAATCAAGTCTGGTTGTGCATAGGAGaagtcatacaggagagaagccatatttgtgttcagaatgcgggaaatgttttacagaaaAATCTACTCTTGTTACCcatcagagaagtcacacaggagagaaaccatattcctgttcagaatgtgaaaaACGTTTTACACAAAAATCCCAACTAGTTAGACATAAGAGAATTCACACTGGAGAaaagccgtattcatgttcagaatgtgggaattgTTTTGTAAATCGATCAAATTTTATAAGACATGAGAAAATTCATAAAGGAGAAAAGATGCactcgtgttcagaatgtgggaaatgtttcagaGAAAAAGCCCATCTTGTTAAACATGCGAGAACTCACTCAACGCAGAAGTAG